In Papilio machaon chromosome W, ilPapMach1.1, whole genome shotgun sequence, a single genomic region encodes these proteins:
- the LOC123723018 gene encoding uncharacterized protein LOC123723018, whose protein sequence is MTIESSITLKQLLDTTTDCLHELSNLGVQVDAWDIIVIYLIGSKLDVETRKQWELQVSQSCDELPSFKTFRDFLEKRFRALEFLEPQSSKSSSSTKALHVVSKISCPLCSEEHLLCRCKRFIQESVDQRRQIAKNHGLCFNCLRSSHLNINCRMNIKCKTCNRKHHTLLHKKLDPNTEADSSAPLTSANKEPPQNESKAEPHISTHFAKNVHSQVLLATAVVKARSRNGYSQVLRALLDQGSQASFITESAVQLLKLKKIAVKTTISGLGGGHSDLTSKYMVQVNIQSLIDSNFNFQIKAYVLSRVTSILPERKFTLVDWPELHSVELADPNFNKPSKIDILLGSEAYTKILKGGLIKDPRGKTMAQDTYLGWIVSGEVEDEGQSHHKLTISMHAKVETDQILKRFWELEAEPTNSESSILSLEEQACEDYFAATTRRDENGRYIVKLPFRSSKTPCNTKEIALKRLYSLERKLSKNSELKSQYTSVINDYLSQGHMEEITNEIEKNKIGAVYLPHHGVIRENKSTTKLRVVFDASAKGSDGVSLNDTLMVGPPLQADLRHTVMRWRLHPICLVADIIKMYRQVKVAGDHVDYQRILWREDVHSNVKEYRLLRVTFGISSAPYLAVKALQQTACDEGESYPYAASRIMTDFYMDDLMTGCQTEEEAVKIYHEFNELLNKTGFTLQKWTSNREELLKQIELDTGRNLEIKEDETTRILGLTWNRNSDEFHYTVNLPFSTPSSSAPETKRSVISEISRLYDPLGWIAPCIITAKIFIQKLWISGLDWDDELSAELLAEWQFYRCELQKLNEFRIPRWLERKNNDQTVELHGFSDASSVAYAAVVYMRVIDSEGQIKCNLVTAKTKVAPIKQVSIPRLELCGAVLVTKLLLEVARVLNVQKSDLHAWTDSTVVLAWLSDHPSRWKTFVANRTSEILTALDSTQWHYVDTKNNPADIASRGTTPTSLLNDSLWKHGPPWLLADTIAYCRPKAIMTKLEQRSVKVHAAEVTDKSIELIWSRFSSFRKLTRTLAYCRRFLNLKVAKALRTQLPPYLTASEISDTIHRCLMLCQIVWFETEIEAIRAGKNVSKNSGLISLNPYLDDRGLMRVGGRIQNSQLDDNMKHPIIVPYQSHLTKLLISDAHQRVLHGGPQLTLNFLRSKYWIVRGKQLIKAHIHNCVPCIRHAAVTRNQLMGQLPSCRVTPSKPFLHSGVDYAGPVQMRTAKGRGHKSYKGYICLFVCMATRAVHIEAVSDLTSEGFLSAFKRFVARRGHCSHLYSDNGTNFVGASKELKAMFHNECASLPREIAALLANNGTEWHFIPPHSPNFGGLWEAGIKSTKHHLRRVIGDSTLTFEELSTVLSQIEACLNSRPLSQNSANSTDPNPLTPGHFLVGQPLVIAPDYNYEHTTVSSLRRWQLTQRMIQAFWKRWSQEYLTMFFQRHKWAKRIRDPKVGDIVLVKEDNLPPAKWLYGRVIEVHPGKDNLVRVVTLQCKDSRVKRPTSKLCILPVNDE, encoded by the coding sequence atgacCATTGAGTCATCTATAACTCTCAAGCAACTTTTAGACACAACAACCGATTGCTTACACGAGTTATCAAATCTAGGGGTTCAAGTGGACGCTTGggatattattgttatttatttgattggcTCCAAGTTGGACGTTGAGACTAGGAAGCAGTGGGAACTCCAGGTTAGTCAATCTTGCGATGAACTTCCTAGCTTCAAAACTTTTCGGGACTTCTTGGAAAAACGTTTTCGAGCTCTTGAATTTTTAGAACCACAGAGTAGCAAGTCCAGTAGCAGTACTAAAGCATTGCATGTAGTTTCAAAAATATCCTGTCCACTTTGTTCTGAAGAGCATCTCTTGTGCCGTTGTAAGAGGTTTATTCAGGAATCAGTCGATCAGCGTCGCCAGATAGCTAAAAATCACGGTTTGTGTTTTAATTGCCTTCGCTCAAGCCACTTGAATATTAATTGTCGgatgaatattaaatgtaaaacttgtAACAGGAAGCATCACACTCTTTTGCACAAAAAACTCGATCCTAATACGGAGGCGGACTCTTCCGCACCCCTCACCAGTGCTAATAAGGAACCACCACAGAACGAGTCCAAGGCTGAACCTCATATTTCAACCCATTTCGCGAAAAATGTACATAGTCAGGTTTTACTAGCTACCGCCGTTGTTAAGGCTAGGTCGAGAAATGGGTATTCTCAAGTTTTGAGAGCCTTATTAGACCAAGGCTCTCAAGCTTCCTTTATAACAGAATCTGCAGTTCAGttattgaagttaaaaaaaatagccgttAAAACTACTATTTCAGGATTGGGGGGAGGTCATAGCGACCTGACTTCAAAATACATGGTTCAAGTTAACATTCAATCTTTGATTGATTCTAActtcaattttcaaataaaggcTTATGTGCTGAGTAGGGTAACTTCTATTTTACCAGAAAGGAAGTTTACATTGGTGGATTGGCCAGAACTTCATAGTGTTGAGTTGGCTGatccaaatttcaataagcccagcaaaattgatattttgctAGGTTCAGAAGcctatacaaaaattttaaaaggagGCTTAATTAAGGACCCTAGAGGTAAAACAATGGCTCAAGATACTTACCTTGGTTGGATAGTGTCTGGAGAAGTTGAGGATGAAGGGCAGTCGCATCATAAGTTAACTATTAGCATGCATGCAAAGGTCGAAACAGATCAAATCCTAAAAAGATTTTGGGAGTTAGAGGCAGAGCCAACAAACTCTGAATCATCAATActtagtcttgaagaacaagCATGCGAAGATTACTTCGCTGCCACAACGCGCAGGGATGAAAATGGTCGCTACATTGTAAAGCTGCCATTTCGGTCAAGTAAGACTCCCTGTAACACAAAGGAAATAGCTTTAAAAAGGTTGTATAGTCTTGAACGGAAGCTATCTAAAAATAGTGAGCTTAAATCCCAATATACATCAgtaattaatgattatttatcACAAGGTCATATGGAAGAAATTACcaatgaaatagaaaagaataaaattggcGCTGTTTACTTACCGCATCATGGTGTAATCCGCGAAAATAAGTCGACCACAAAATTAAGGGTGGTATTTGACGCGTCAGCTAAAGGATCCGATGGTGTTTCTTTGAACGACACTTTAATGGTTGGACCACCTTTACAAGCTGACTTACGCCATACTGTTATGCGATGGCGACTACACCCTATATGTCTAGTAGCCgatatcataaaaatgtatcggCAAGTGAAGGTGGCTGGTGATCACGTAGACTATCAAAGGATTTTATGGCGAGAAGACGTTCATTCTAACGTAAAGGAATATAGGCTTTTGAGAGTTACATTTGGAATATCTAGCGCACCTTACCTGGCAGTGAAGGCATTGCAGCAAACTGCTTGCGATGAAGGCGAATCATATCCATATGCTGCTAGTAGAATCATGACTGACTTTTATATGGATGATCTCATGACGGGTTGCCAGACTGAAGAAGAAGCTGTAAAAATCTATCACGAGTTTAAtgagcttttaaataaaaccggTTTCACTTTACAGAAATGGACAAGTAACCGAGAAGAACTACTTAAACAAATAGAACTGGATACTGGAAGAAATCTAGAAATTAAGGAAGATGAAACTACAAGAATTTTAGGACTTACCTGGAACCGTAATTCTGATGAATTCCATTACACTGTAAACTTACCTTTTTCAACACCGTCGTCATCGGCACCTGAAACTAAAAGAAGTGTCATATCAGAGATATCACGTTTATATGACCCATTAGGTTGGATCGCACCATGTATAATTACCGCAAAGATCTTCATCCAAAAACTGTGGATCAGTGGTTTAGATTGGGATGACGAACTATCTGCAGAGCTTCTAGCTGAATGGCAGTTTTACCGTTGCGAGTTACAAAAACTCAATGAATTTAGGATTCCGCGATGGCtggaaagaaaaaacaatgatCAAACTGTGGAATTACATGGTTTCTCTGATGCATCAAGTGTGGCGTACGCCGCAGTTGTTTACATGAGAGTTATCGATAGTGAAGGCCAAATAAAGTGCAATCTGGTAACTGCAAAAACAAAGGTGGCTCCCATAAAACAGGTTTCAATACCAAGACTGGAGTTATGTGGAGCAGTTTTAGTTACCAAATTACTGTTAGAAGTAGCTCGAGTTTTGAATGTTCAAAAATCAGACTTACATGCATGGACGGATTCAACAGTCGTGCTAGCATGGTTGAGCGATCATCCGAGTCGGTGGAAAACCTTCGTCGCAAATCGGACATCTGAAATCCTTACTGCCCTCGACTCCACTCAATGGCATTATGTggacacaaaaaataatcccGCAGATATTGCTTCGAGGGGAACAACACCCACatctttattaaatgattCGCTTTGGAAACACGGACCACCGTGGTTGCTAGCTGACACCATAGCATATTGCAGACCTAAAGCTATAATGACCAAACTGGAACAGAGATCTGTCAAGGTTCATGCGGCAGAGGTAACCGACAAGTCGATCGAATTGATATGGTCCAGATTTTCATCTTTCCGTAAGTTAACCAGGACGTTAGCCTATTGCAGacgatttttgaatttaaaggtGGCTAAAGCATTACGGACACAGTTACCGCCCTACCTAACAGCTTCTGAAATCTCAGATACCATCCATCGCTGTCTCATGCTCTGTCAAATAGTGTGGTTTGAGACAGAAATAGAGGCAATACGAGCTGGTAAAAACGTTAGCAAGAACAGCGGTTTGATTTCTTTGAATCCTTATTTGGATGATAGGGGCCTCATGAGAGTGGGAGGAAGAATCCAAAATTCTCAGTTAGATGACAATATGAAGCACCCTATCATTGTTCCTTATCAGTCTCATTTGACGAAACTGCTCATATCGGACGCTCATCAACGCGTACTGCACGGCGGGCCACAATTGACATTAAATTTCCTTCGGTCAAAATATTGGATTGTGCGAGGTAAGCAGTTGATTAAAGCTCATATCCACAACTGTGTGCCATGTATTCGTCATGCAGCTGTAACAAGAAATCAACTGATGGGGCAGTTGCCGTCATGCAGGGTGACACCGAGTAAACCTTTTCTTCATTCAGGCGTCGATTATGCGGGTCCAGTTCAAATGAGAACAGCTAAGGGTCGCGGCCATAAGTCCTACAAAGGATATATATGTCTTTTTGTTTGCATGGCAACTCGTGCTGTGCACATCGAAGCGGTCTCTGACTTGACATCTGAAGGCTTTCTTTCAGCCTTTAAACGTTTTGTTGCCAGACGTGGTCACTGCAGTCATCTTTACAGTGACAACGGCACCAACTTCGTTGGAGCTTCAAAGGAGCTTAAGGCAATGTTTCACAATGAATGTGCTTCTCTTCCTCGAGAAATAGCGGCTTTATTGGCCAATAATGGAACAGAATGGCATTTCATCCCGCCTCACTCTCCTAACTTCGGAGGTCTGTGGGAAGCTGGgataaaaagtacaaaacatCACCTTAGACGAGTTATTGGTGATTCTACTTTGACTTTTGAGGAGTTGAGTACAGTTTTGTCACAAATTGAGGCATGTCTGAACTCAAGACCTCTGTCACAGAATAGTGCCAACTCGACAGATCCAAACCCTTTGACACCAGGACATTTCTTGGTCGGTCAGCCACTGGTGATAGCACCAGACTATAACTATGAGCATACGACAGTGAGTAGCTTGAGACGTTGGCAATTGACACAAAGAATGATTCAGGCTTTTTGGAAACGTTGGTCTCAGGAGTATTTAACTATGTTCTTTCAACGACATAAGTGGGCTAAACGTATCCGCGATCCAAAGGTTGGGGATATTGTGTTGGTAAAAGAAGACAATTTACCCCCTGCCAAATGGTTATATGGGAGAGTAATTGAAGTTCATCCTGGTAAGGATAATTTAGTTCGCGTAGTTACCCTGCAATGTAAGGATTCCCGAGTCAAACGTCCAACTTCGAAATTGTGTATCTTGCCTGTTAATGATGAATGA